One genomic window of Deinococcus radiotolerans includes the following:
- a CDS encoding YnfA family protein, giving the protein MARSILLFILAGLAEIGGGYLMWLWLREGRPWWLGLLGGAILVLYGVLPTLQPQSFDFARTYAAYGGLFIVCSLLWGQLVEGKTPDPPSLWGAGVALTGALIIAYWPRAGS; this is encoded by the coding sequence ATGGCGCGGTCCATCCTGCTCTTCATCCTGGCTGGTCTCGCCGAAATCGGCGGCGGATATTTGATGTGGCTCTGGCTCCGTGAGGGCCGACCCTGGTGGCTGGGCCTGCTGGGCGGTGCCATCCTGGTGCTGTACGGCGTGCTGCCCACCCTGCAGCCGCAGTCGTTCGATTTCGCGCGCACGTACGCCGCCTACGGCGGGCTCTTCATCGTGTGCTCGCTGCTCTGGGGGCAGCTGGTCGAGGGCAAGACGCCAGACCCACCCAGCCTGTGGGGTGCGGGCGTCGCGCTCACTGGAGCGCTGATCATCGCGTATTGGCCCCGGGCGGGCAGCTGA
- a CDS encoding MBL fold metallo-hydrolase, with protein MTLEGARMFHRTYLHHDPIAISYLFGCAGQGQAAVIDPVLPPQHYLDEAAALGVTITYVIDTHLHADHLSTARDLAHRSGAAYVLHRSAQTAFPFHPVDDGEVLTLGNVTVQALHTPGHTPEHLTLLVTDHRRAEEPWLAFTGHTLMVGDLGRTELASDPEEGARALYRTAKRLKGLPDHLQIYPGAFSGSVCGRTLSGNPSSTIGFERRYNTALAITDEEAFVAMMLQDIPPRPVDFEVTRALNSGYATVSAS; from the coding sequence GTGACCCTGGAAGGAGCCCGCATGTTCCACCGCACCTACCTCCACCACGACCCCATCGCCATCTCCTACCTCTTCGGCTGCGCCGGACAGGGCCAGGCCGCCGTCATTGACCCCGTCCTGCCCCCCCAGCACTACCTCGACGAAGCCGCCGCCCTCGGCGTCACCATCACGTACGTCATCGACACCCACCTTCACGCGGACCACCTCTCCACCGCCCGCGACCTCGCCCACCGCAGCGGCGCCGCCTACGTCCTGCACCGCAGCGCCCAGACCGCGTTCCCCTTCCATCCCGTGGACGACGGTGAGGTCCTCACCCTCGGCAACGTCACCGTCCAGGCCTTGCACACCCCCGGCCACACCCCGGAACACCTCACCCTGCTCGTCACCGACCACCGGCGCGCCGAAGAACCCTGGCTGGCCTTCACCGGCCACACCCTGATGGTCGGCGACCTGGGCCGCACGGAACTCGCCAGCGACCCGGAAGAAGGCGCCCGGGCCCTCTACCGCACCGCCAAACGGCTCAAAGGCCTCCCGGATCACCTCCAGATCTACCCAGGGGCGTTCAGTGGCAGCGTCTGTGGCCGCACCCTCAGTGGCAACCCCAGCAGCACCATCGGTTTCGAGCGCCGCTACAACACTGCGCTGGCCATCACCGACGAAGAAGCGTTCGTCGCCATGATGCTGCAGGACATCCCCCCGCGCCCCGTCGACTTTGAAGTCACCCGCGCCCTGAACAGCGGCTACGCCACCGTCAGCGCATCATGA
- a CDS encoding MFS transporter, which produces MSAAARPPELGLRANARQFWLLVLVNAFVGAMIGLERTVPPLIAEREFLLTSSSLILSFVGAFGLVKAITNLFAGRLGDRYGRRPILLAGWVLALPVPLIIMLAPSWGWIIAANLLLGASQGLTWSTTVIMKIDLVGPHKRGLAMGLNEAAGYLAVAASAYTTGWLATRYGLRPEPFYLGVAFAVTGLILSAAFVRETLPFAQLEAQRHPKAGGEPAPTLGHILKEGVWRNKALASVNQAGLVNNLNDGVAWGLLPLFFAASGLSVTQIALVAATYPAVWGLAQLVTGALSDRLGRKGLIVGGMLLQGVSLLGMALWTGFLPWLFASVLLGLGTAMVYPTLLAAIGDAAQPSWRGTAVGAYRLWRDGGLAVGAIIGGVAADTLGVPAALIIVAVLTAASGLLVAWRMPETHPVASVAA; this is translated from the coding sequence ATGAGCGCTGCGGCCCGCCCGCCGGAACTGGGCCTGCGCGCCAACGCCCGCCAGTTCTGGCTGCTCGTCCTGGTCAACGCGTTTGTCGGGGCCATGATCGGCCTGGAACGCACAGTCCCCCCTCTGATTGCCGAGCGGGAATTCCTGCTCACCTCCAGCAGCCTGATTCTGTCGTTCGTGGGGGCGTTTGGCCTGGTGAAAGCCATCACCAACCTGTTCGCGGGCCGCCTGGGGGACCGGTACGGCCGGCGGCCGATCCTGCTCGCGGGCTGGGTGCTGGCCCTGCCGGTCCCGCTGATCATCATGCTGGCCCCCTCCTGGGGTTGGATCATTGCCGCCAACCTCCTGCTGGGCGCGAGTCAGGGGCTGACCTGGAGCACCACGGTCATCATGAAAATCGATCTGGTGGGCCCGCACAAACGCGGCCTGGCCATGGGCCTGAACGAAGCAGCCGGGTACCTCGCGGTGGCCGCGTCGGCTTACACGACCGGCTGGCTGGCCACGCGGTACGGGCTGCGTCCTGAGCCCTTCTACCTGGGCGTGGCGTTCGCCGTGACGGGGTTGATCCTGTCCGCCGCCTTCGTCCGGGAAACGCTGCCTTTCGCGCAACTCGAAGCGCAGCGGCACCCGAAGGCGGGGGGTGAGCCTGCCCCCACGCTGGGCCACATCCTCAAAGAGGGCGTCTGGCGGAATAAGGCGCTGGCCAGTGTCAATCAGGCGGGCCTCGTGAACAACCTCAATGACGGCGTGGCCTGGGGCCTGCTGCCCCTCTTCTTCGCGGCGAGCGGCCTGAGCGTCACGCAGATCGCGCTCGTCGCCGCCACGTACCCGGCGGTCTGGGGCTTGGCCCAACTCGTGACCGGGGCCCTGAGTGACCGACTGGGGCGCAAAGGCCTCATCGTGGGCGGCATGCTGCTTCAGGGCGTGAGTCTGCTGGGCATGGCCCTCTGGACGGGATTCCTGCCCTGGCTGTTCGCTTCCGTCCTGCTGGGCCTGGGGACGGCGATGGTGTACCCCACCCTCCTCGCCGCCATTGGGGACGCCGCCCAGCCGTCCTGGCGCGGCACCGCGGTCGGGGCATACCGGCTCTGGCGGGACGGGGGCCTCGCGGTCGGGGCGATCATCGGTGGCGTTGCCGCTGACACCTTGGGTGTTCCGGCGGCCCTGATCATCGTGGCCGTGCTCACCGCCGCCTCAGGGCTGCTGGTGGCGTGGCGCATGCCGGAAACCCATCCCGTAGCATCGGTGGCAGCATGA
- a CDS encoding DUF305 domain-containing protein, producing the protein MRAVRVLGVAALGGAATAATFLLSTPRPPTQGSADVRFLRDMRAHHAQAVEMSVTLLKRAEDADVRLLAQDITLTQQAQIGQMSGWLTAWGHPVAGAQPPMQGMNRAAMGLASARDVRALENRPITVATRQYLLLMRAHHLGGVAMARAALKEARHPLVVTFARTVVTSQAAEVRAIDALLTARKITPPPTPVPTDMEDMDHG; encoded by the coding sequence GTGAGGGCCGTGAGGGTGCTGGGCGTGGCGGCGCTGGGCGGCGCTGCCACCGCCGCCACGTTCCTGCTCAGCACCCCCCGGCCCCCCACGCAGGGCAGCGCCGACGTCCGGTTCCTGCGGGACATGCGCGCCCATCACGCGCAGGCGGTGGAGATGAGCGTCACCCTCCTCAAACGCGCCGAGGACGCGGATGTCCGACTGCTCGCGCAGGACATCACCCTCACCCAGCAGGCGCAGATTGGGCAGATGAGCGGCTGGTTGACCGCCTGGGGCCATCCGGTCGCCGGCGCGCAGCCGCCCATGCAGGGCATGAACCGCGCCGCGATGGGTCTGGCCAGCGCCCGTGACGTCCGCGCCCTCGAGAACCGGCCGATCACGGTGGCGACGCGCCAATACCTGCTGCTGATGCGCGCGCACCATCTGGGCGGCGTGGCCATGGCACGCGCGGCCCTCAAGGAAGCCCGCCACCCGCTGGTCGTGACGTTCGCCCGCACCGTCGTCACCTCACAGGCAGCCGAAGTGCGCGCCATCGACGCGCTGCTGACTGCCCGGAAGATCACCCCGCCCCCGACCCCCGTTCCAACCGACATGGAGGACATGGATCATGGCTGA
- a CDS encoding DUF3105 domain-containing protein — protein MKRLLLIPLVLTACGTTSSIDGVKTYAYEGGDHQEGRITYAEAHPVGGPHNAQWQNCGVYTQDLYPEYAVHSLEHGAVWVTYRPDLPASDVLALKTALDGRTHTLLSPRRGQAAPIVMTAWNAQLELERANDARVTAFIQKYEQASTAPEAGASCSGAYRETQ, from the coding sequence ATGAAACGACTGCTGCTTATCCCCCTGGTCCTCACTGCCTGCGGCACCACCAGTTCCATCGACGGCGTCAAAACCTACGCCTACGAGGGGGGCGACCACCAGGAGGGCCGCATCACCTACGCAGAAGCTCACCCGGTCGGCGGTCCCCACAACGCCCAGTGGCAGAACTGCGGCGTGTACACACAGGACCTCTACCCTGAGTACGCCGTGCACAGCCTGGAGCACGGTGCCGTGTGGGTGACGTACCGCCCGGACCTCCCCGCGTCCGACGTGCTGGCGCTCAAAACAGCCCTGGATGGGCGGACGCATACCCTGCTCTCCCCACGCCGTGGTCAGGCGGCCCCCATCGTCATGACCGCCTGGAACGCCCAGCTGGAACTGGAGCGCGCCAATGACGCCCGGGTGACGGCGTTCATTCAGAAGTACGAGCAGGCCAGCACGGCCCCCGAAGCGGGCGCGTCCTGCAGCGGCGCGTACCGCGAGACGCAGTGA